In the genome of Phycisphaerales bacterium, one region contains:
- a CDS encoding helix-hairpin-helix domain-containing protein, protein MVGRKPGEMARDPLPGGLVETLRGNGERSAPGGWSRQYPDPGRLAAAGSFTPAGADASRGNAPAADEPIEIGRVRCADRARYRAAVGVVVLLLGAHSAWQVAAWHGRGRVPTPLAPLLTLRLDPNTATAAELELLPGVGPTLAANIIAYRAGIGGRRAFERPADLDAVPRIGTVTIERLRPFLWFPEDEDAGGTEDVTYADPSATGDL, encoded by the coding sequence ATGGTCGGAAGAAAACCAGGCGAAATGGCTCGAGACCCTCTGCCAGGTGGCCTTGTCGAAACCCTACGTGGAAACGGTGAGCGTTCAGCCCCTGGTGGATGGTCCCGACAATATCCTGACCCAGGGCGGCTTGCTGCGGCCGGATCTTTCACCCCGGCCGGCGCTGACGCGTCTCGGGGCAATGCGCCAGCGGCTGATGAGCCCATCGAAATAGGGCGAGTGCGCTGCGCGGACCGGGCGCGATACAGGGCCGCCGTGGGGGTCGTGGTGCTGCTCCTCGGGGCACACTCCGCATGGCAAGTAGCAGCGTGGCATGGGCGCGGGAGGGTGCCCACACCGCTGGCACCGCTGCTTACACTCCGGCTGGACCCCAACACGGCGACGGCGGCCGAGCTCGAACTGCTACCGGGCGTAGGGCCGACCCTGGCGGCGAACATCATCGCCTATCGTGCTGGCATCGGGGGGCGACGCGCCTTCGAGCGTCCCGCCGATCTCGACGCTGTGCCGCGGATCGGCACGGTGACGATCGAACGGCTCCGACCGTTCCTCTGGTTTCCCGAAGATGAAGATGCGGGTGGAACTGAGGATGTGACTTATGCCGATCCGTCCGCAACCGGTGATCTTTGA
- a CDS encoding class I mannose-6-phosphate isomerase produces MPIRPQPVIFEPLLVPKPWGGRRLNTCLGKALPPGELIGESWEAASLPEGESHVRSGPLKGVTLQELVTRWGTGLLGAAPPAAGRFPLLIKFLDARENLSVQVHPKPAPDGAWRPGIKHEAWYVVQADPGAKLYVGLRDGVGPEELRRAANTPQMEEILRVWEVAAGDCFYLPSGTLHALGAGLLVAEVQTPSDVTFRAYDWGRVGRALHIDQTLAHTRYDVSEALVRPSPCIVSGVTGRGERMAACPAFNLDRYRSTAGAGGMLLTGHMEVWMVLEGTGRMRGPWDAELVFQPGDTVLIPADCHGGEVILTADTLWLRATAGAERD; encoded by the coding sequence ATGCCGATCCGTCCGCAACCGGTGATCTTTGAGCCGTTGTTGGTGCCCAAACCCTGGGGGGGGCGGCGCCTGAACACCTGCCTTGGAAAAGCGCTACCCCCGGGCGAGTTGATCGGCGAATCCTGGGAGGCCGCGAGTCTTCCGGAAGGTGAGTCACACGTTCGTAGCGGGCCTCTCAAGGGGGTTACGTTGCAGGAGTTGGTGACGCGCTGGGGGACCGGGTTGCTCGGAGCCGCACCGCCCGCCGCCGGCCGCTTTCCGTTGCTCATCAAGTTCCTCGATGCGCGCGAAAACCTGAGCGTGCAAGTGCATCCGAAGCCGGCGCCGGACGGGGCCTGGCGGCCGGGCATCAAGCACGAGGCATGGTACGTGGTGCAGGCGGACCCGGGCGCGAAGCTCTACGTGGGGTTGCGCGACGGTGTCGGCCCGGAGGAACTGCGCCGCGCCGCGAACACACCACAGATGGAGGAAATACTACGGGTGTGGGAGGTAGCGGCCGGGGATTGCTTTTACCTGCCAAGCGGCACGCTGCACGCGCTCGGCGCGGGATTGCTGGTGGCCGAGGTGCAGACGCCCTCGGATGTCACTTTCCGCGCGTATGACTGGGGCCGGGTCGGCCGCGCGCTGCACATCGATCAGACGCTCGCGCATACGCGGTACGATGTTTCGGAAGCCCTGGTGCGACCGTCGCCGTGCATCGTGTCGGGGGTGACGGGGCGCGGTGAGCGCATGGCGGCTTGTCCGGCGTTCAATCTGGACAGGTACCGCAGCACCGCAGGCGCTGGCGGCATGCTGCTAACTGGGCACATGGAAGTGTGGATGGTACTGGAAGGAACCGGGCGAATGCGTGGCCCGTGGGACGCCGAGTTGGTGTTTCAGCCCGGGGATACGGTGCTGATACCGGCGGACTGTCACGGTGGTGAAGTGATCTTGACAGCGGACACCCTCTGGCTGCGCGCGACCGCGGGGGCGGAACGGGACTGA
- a CDS encoding 2-hydroxyacid dehydrogenase — protein MRVAIFSATGYERSFLDAANARHGHELIYFEPALRRNTARLAAGFPAVCGFVHDDFSAGVMLELQRQKTRLIALRCAGFNNVDVEAAEQLGMTVLRVPAYSPAAVAEHTVALLLALNRKIHRAYLRVREGNFALDGLLGFELAGKTVGIIGTGKIGLGVGRILVGFGCTLLGYDPHPGAAFTAAGGRYVPLDDLFAQADILSLHLPLTPDTRHLIDAEALGRMKRGVVLLNTSRGELLDTRAVIAALKSGKVGLLGLDVYEEETNLFFRNLSDTVIQDDVFARLLTFPNVLITSHQAFFTEEALSRIAETTMENLTQFEEGNIVAENEVRASQHFHG, from the coding sequence ATGCGTGTCGCGATTTTCAGTGCGACCGGCTACGAGCGTTCTTTTCTCGACGCCGCCAACGCCCGCCACGGCCACGAGCTCATCTACTTCGAGCCCGCCCTGCGGCGAAATACCGCGCGGCTCGCCGCCGGGTTTCCGGCCGTGTGTGGCTTCGTACACGACGATTTCAGTGCGGGTGTGATGCTGGAATTGCAGCGGCAGAAGACCCGGCTGATCGCTCTACGCTGCGCCGGTTTCAACAATGTGGATGTCGAGGCGGCCGAGCAGCTCGGCATGACGGTGCTGCGGGTGCCGGCCTACTCACCGGCGGCGGTAGCGGAACACACGGTGGCCCTGCTGCTGGCGCTGAACCGGAAAATTCACCGGGCGTACCTGCGGGTGCGCGAGGGCAACTTCGCCCTGGACGGTCTGCTGGGTTTCGAGCTGGCCGGCAAGACGGTCGGCATCATCGGGACGGGCAAGATCGGCCTGGGCGTCGGCCGCATCCTGGTCGGATTCGGCTGCACGCTGCTGGGGTACGACCCGCATCCGGGCGCGGCCTTCACAGCCGCGGGGGGTCGATACGTTCCGCTGGATGACCTCTTTGCGCAGGCGGATATCCTCTCGCTGCACCTGCCGCTGACGCCCGACACGCGGCACCTGATCGACGCGGAAGCGCTGGGGCGCATGAAACGCGGCGTGGTACTGCTGAATACGAGCCGCGGCGAACTGCTCGATACGCGGGCGGTCATCGCGGCGCTGAAATCCGGCAAGGTGGGTCTGTTAGGGCTGGATGTGTATGAAGAGGAAACGAACCTGTTCTTCCGCAACCTGTCCGACACGGTGATTCAGGATGATGTCTTCGCCCGGCTGCTGACGTTTCCGAACGTGTTGATTACGAGCCACCAGGCGTTCTTCACGGAGGAGGCCCTGAGCCGCATCGCCGAAACGACGATGGAGAACCTGACACAATTCGAAGAGGGGAACATCGTTGCCGAGAACGAAGTACGCGCGTCGCAGCACTTCCACGGATAA
- a CDS encoding GNAT family N-acetyltransferase: MSFLSVRAVAPDDQPWVRRLLVARWRATRMVSAGRVHQADELPAFGAFRDSEPIGLATYHIEGAAVEIITLDSLAGGQGVGSALLDAVVTAARAAGCRRVWLNTTNDNLPALRFYQKRGFVLAQFHRDSVTRARALKPEIPARGYEGIPLRDEIELELTL, from the coding sequence ATGTCCTTTCTCTCCGTTCGTGCCGTTGCGCCCGACGATCAACCCTGGGTGCGTCGACTGCTCGTTGCGCGGTGGCGGGCCACCCGGATGGTCTCCGCGGGCCGCGTGCATCAGGCGGATGAACTGCCCGCCTTCGGTGCGTTTCGCGACAGCGAGCCGATTGGGCTTGCCACGTATCACATCGAGGGAGCGGCGGTGGAGATCATCACGCTCGACAGTCTTGCGGGTGGGCAGGGGGTAGGTTCGGCTCTGCTAGATGCGGTCGTGACGGCGGCGCGCGCCGCCGGCTGCCGGCGCGTCTGGTTGAACACGACCAACGACAATCTTCCAGCGCTGCGGTTCTACCAGAAACGCGGTTTCGTGCTTGCACAATTCCACCGTGACTCGGTGACGCGCGCCCGCGCGCTCAAGCCGGAAATCCCGGCGCGCGGGTACGAGGGCATCCCGCTCCGCGATGAAATCGAACTGGAACTGACGCTCTAA
- a CDS encoding M6 family metalloprotease domain-containing protein, which produces MPPRAHLHLLLVAAVLCLSAGHIAQADPVYGEIFTLRQPDGAALPVRIWGDEFYSVVESLDGYTLVRDPRTQVICYAALSTDGTALESTGLRADAPLPFDRALPKGIRISAQAAAVQALAARARFEQEGRTEIGAADRDGNPRGPSQGDVIGITLLIDFVDDEGTIAPATVTNYCNELGYTGYGNHGSVRDYFSEVSDGRLNYTNYVMPAYYRALHPKSYYTDPEISFGTRARELVREALEHLAATGFDFSQYDADGDGIVDALNCFYAGERNSAWSQGLWPHAWTISFQANGVRTQRYQMTDMRNELRLATFCHENGHMLMGWPDLYDYGGESYGVGKWCIMASSTSATNPQHPSAFMKVQAGWAQVIDLILPATAQPVPHTGNVVYRFRHPLNPLEYFLIENRQKLGRDIGLPGAGLAIWHIDEAGSNDHEQMLPNQHYKVSLEQADGRFDLELKANQGDASDLYRAPVFRRFAVDTTPGSRWWVGDDSGLALSNISASGAVMTFDYDLLLDCNGNGIPDGTEILANPELDCNHNGRPDTCDIALGLSLDCNADGVPDECQDCNGNGIADDCESATAGLAGAYYRSVDLSGVPVGRSDPMIAFNWGSNAPLPGFPRDGFSVRWTGYVRTLPNSGVYTFLTRTDDGVRLWVDGQLLIDKWVDQSTTEWTGGIELAGDREYALRMEYFDSSGSAIAELRWQAPGRPRTLIPSESLRPTRDCNRNDVDDGCDLASGTSLDLNHNGIPDECETPKLCPGDMNCDGVVNFADIARFIEAVKLPGPGGWVFDPDAGQCLYHNGDMNGDGSVDFGDIGGFIAAIKTPNPVPCLSVP; this is translated from the coding sequence ATGCCCCCCAGGGCCCACCTACACCTTCTACTGGTCGCCGCAGTCTTATGCCTGTCCGCCGGTCACATCGCCCAGGCCGACCCGGTCTACGGTGAGATCTTTACCCTGCGGCAACCAGACGGCGCGGCGCTCCCGGTACGTATTTGGGGCGACGAGTTCTACTCGGTGGTGGAGTCGCTCGACGGCTACACACTGGTACGCGACCCGCGTACGCAGGTCATCTGCTACGCCGCGCTGAGCACGGACGGCACCGCCCTTGAGTCTACTGGCCTGCGAGCCGATGCCCCTCTACCCTTCGACCGCGCCTTACCCAAAGGGATTCGTATTTCCGCGCAGGCCGCGGCAGTACAGGCGCTGGCTGCACGAGCGCGCTTTGAGCAGGAGGGGCGCACGGAGATCGGTGCCGCGGATCGCGACGGCAACCCCCGCGGTCCGTCGCAGGGTGATGTCATCGGAATCACGCTGCTGATCGACTTCGTGGACGATGAGGGCACGATCGCGCCGGCCACGGTCACGAATTACTGCAACGAGCTGGGATACACCGGTTACGGCAACCACGGTTCAGTGCGGGACTACTTTTCCGAGGTTTCGGACGGGCGACTGAACTATACGAACTACGTCATGCCGGCTTACTACCGCGCGCTTCACCCGAAATCGTACTACACCGACCCCGAGATCTCGTTCGGCACACGCGCCCGCGAACTGGTTCGCGAAGCCCTTGAGCACCTCGCCGCCACCGGTTTTGACTTCAGCCAGTACGATGCGGACGGGGACGGCATCGTCGATGCACTCAACTGCTTCTACGCGGGTGAGCGCAACAGCGCCTGGTCCCAGGGGCTCTGGCCGCACGCGTGGACGATCAGCTTCCAGGCCAACGGCGTTCGGACACAACGCTACCAGATGACCGACATGCGCAACGAGCTGCGGCTCGCCACCTTCTGCCATGAGAACGGCCACATGCTGATGGGGTGGCCGGACCTGTACGACTATGGCGGCGAATCGTACGGCGTCGGCAAGTGGTGCATCATGGCTTCCAGCACGTCGGCCACGAATCCCCAGCACCCCAGCGCGTTCATGAAGGTGCAGGCGGGGTGGGCCCAGGTGATCGACCTGATCCTTCCGGCCACGGCCCAGCCCGTCCCGCACACCGGGAATGTGGTCTACCGCTTCCGCCATCCACTCAACCCGCTGGAGTACTTCCTCATCGAGAACCGGCAGAAGCTCGGCCGCGACATCGGCCTACCCGGTGCAGGACTGGCGATCTGGCACATTGACGAAGCCGGCAGCAACGATCACGAGCAAATGCTGCCGAACCAGCACTACAAGGTTTCCCTCGAACAAGCCGATGGCCGCTTCGACCTTGAGCTCAAAGCCAACCAGGGCGACGCTTCAGACCTCTACCGCGCGCCAGTCTTCAGGCGGTTTGCGGTCGATACGACGCCGGGTTCACGCTGGTGGGTGGGCGATGACTCCGGCCTCGCGCTCAGCAACATCAGTGCTTCCGGCGCCGTGATGACGTTCGACTACGATCTGCTGCTCGACTGCAACGGTAACGGGATTCCCGATGGCACCGAGATCCTCGCCAACCCCGAGCTGGACTGCAATCACAACGGACGGCCGGATACCTGTGATATCGCGCTGGGCCTCAGTCTCGACTGCAATGCGGATGGTGTCCCTGATGAATGCCAGGACTGCAATGGCAACGGCATCGCCGACGACTGCGAGTCCGCGACGGCCGGATTGGCAGGGGCGTATTATCGCAGCGTGGATTTATCGGGGGTACCGGTCGGTCGCAGCGATCCGATGATCGCCTTCAACTGGGGCAGCAACGCCCCGCTGCCCGGCTTCCCGCGCGACGGCTTCAGTGTCCGCTGGACCGGCTACGTCCGGACGCTACCGAACAGCGGCGTGTACACGTTCCTCACGCGTACCGACGATGGCGTGCGCTTGTGGGTCGACGGTCAACTGCTCATCGACAAGTGGGTCGACCAGTCCACGACCGAATGGACCGGGGGCATCGAACTCGCAGGCGACCGCGAATACGCACTCAGGATGGAGTATTTCGACAGTTCCGGCAGCGCAATTGCGGAACTGCGCTGGCAGGCGCCCGGTCGCCCGCGCACTCTCATCCCCTCTGAGAGTCTGCGGCCGACACGCGACTGCAACCGCAACGACGTGGACGACGGGTGCGACCTCGCGAGCGGGACGTCGCTGGACCTCAACCACAACGGCATTCCCGACGAATGTGAGACGCCGAAGCTCTGCCCGGGTGATATGAACTGCGACGGAGTGGTGAACTTCGCGGACATCGCGCGCTTCATCGAGGCGGTGAAGCTCCCCGGCCCCGGCGGGTGGGTGTTCGATCCGGACGCCGGTCAGTGCCTGTACCACAACGGTGACATGAATGGCGACGGCAGCGTGGATTTCGGCGACATCGGTGGCTTCATCGCCGCGATCAAAACCCCGAACCCGGTGCCGTGCCTCTCGGTACCCTGA
- the rpmH gene encoding 50S ribosomal protein L34, which produces MHYPHRISKIKRKRKCGFRARMRTHNGRKLINRKRRAGRQVSVA; this is translated from the coding sequence ATGCATTACCCCCATCGCATCAGCAAGATCAAGCGGAAGCGCAAGTGCGGCTTCCGGGCCCGGATGCGTACCCACAACGGTCGTAAATTGATCAACCGCAAGCGTCGGGCCGGCCGGCAGGTCAGCGTGGCGTAG
- a CDS encoding NeuD/PglB/VioB family sugar acetyltransferase, whose product MEDVVIYGAGGLGSVVVDILEHAGRYRPVAFLDSDVRKHGTEAAGLPIVGDLAAVAQFLRRGVHNAIVAIGDNVARVAIAEALAACGMRLVSAIHPLASFALSSRVAEHVIVGARVNVCVHAHIGPHTVLSAGSIAEHDNVIGRGVFLEPAVRLAGGVHIDDYVTLGVGACVIPGRSVGNWSRVLPGAVVIRDVPPHATVGGVPAVAHTTSRFVPEPRPPYMSRLEPPCGSAGAPADASPLHTFTGD is encoded by the coding sequence ATGGAAGACGTCGTCATCTATGGCGCAGGGGGACTCGGCTCGGTCGTGGTCGACATACTCGAACACGCGGGGCGGTATCGTCCGGTTGCATTTCTGGATTCCGACGTTCGGAAACATGGTACGGAAGCCGCTGGACTGCCCATCGTCGGGGATCTTGCGGCCGTGGCGCAATTCCTGCGGCGTGGCGTACACAATGCCATCGTTGCCATCGGTGACAACGTTGCCCGAGTCGCCATCGCAGAGGCCCTGGCCGCTTGTGGCATGAGACTCGTATCTGCCATTCATCCGTTGGCGAGTTTTGCACTCTCGTCCCGGGTTGCCGAGCATGTCATCGTCGGTGCTCGGGTCAACGTCTGCGTTCACGCGCACATCGGTCCTCATACGGTTTTATCTGCCGGATCGATCGCTGAGCACGACAACGTTATAGGACGTGGTGTATTCCTCGAACCCGCCGTACGACTCGCCGGGGGCGTACACATTGACGACTACGTAACGCTGGGGGTTGGTGCCTGTGTGATCCCCGGCCGTTCGGTCGGTAACTGGTCCAGGGTTCTGCCCGGCGCGGTTGTCATTCGGGATGTCCCCCCGCACGCAACCGTCGGCGGCGTACCGGCCGTGGCTCATACGACTTCGCGTTTCGTACCCGAACCCCGCCCCCCTTATATGAGCCGCCTCGAACCGCCATGCGGATCTGCCGGTGCGCCGGCAGACGCAAGCCCGCTCCACACATTCACTGGCGACTAA